A window of Macaca mulatta isolate MMU2019108-1 chromosome 7, T2T-MMU8v2.0, whole genome shotgun sequence genomic DNA:
ACTGAAGGCCCTTGGCAGCCAGGAGACTTCCACATATGCACAGTAAACACCAAGCTAGTGGTAATTGATGGGCTGTGGAAATAGCACCTAAATggacatttgaatattttaatagagGTATAGTTCCTGGCAGAGTATATGTCATGAAACAGGTGCAGGCttaagagtgggatgaacaaaaGGTCTTCAGAGGAGAGTCATCAAGTAAAGGACTTAGGGATTCTCCTTGACCCATTATATAAATACTCAAGTTTTTACCTTGACCCATTGTATAAATACTCAAGTTTTTACCTTGACCCATTGTATAAATACTCAAGTTTTTACCTTGACCCATTGTATAAATACTCAAGTTTTTACCTTGACCCATTGTATAAATACTCAGGTTTTTACCTGCCAGTGCCACCTCTGCTCGCCAAAGCCTGCAGTACTGCTTCAGCCAGCCCTTCTTGCTGTTCTTTCCCCAGAGAGTGGCCTGGAGGCCCAGCTAATCCTAAAGAGAGCTGGAATAGTGGATCTGGGGTTGAAAGACTCACAGGTGGGGAAGTAACAGCATTGATAGCTTCATTAGTCTGACACAGCCGACCCCGGGGACAGAAGAGAAGACCATAGTACCCAGGTATCTGCAAGGAAATATGTAGCAGGATATGGTTTTGCTTTGATTATCTGTTCAAGTCTTCTAAGGAAAATGTATTCTAGGTCAGAGTCTGGACTCAGTGGGTACTTAGCAAAACAGGTTGGGCAGTACCACCAAACAAGtatttcccaacttttttttGCCAGTATGCTGCAACTATTCCTCTTATGGTACCCACCTGTATAACTTTTCCTGGAAGGCATGGGACCCAAGGTGAGCCCTCCACCTGCACCTTATAAGCTCCCCTCGCTGTGCATTGATGTAAGTAGCAGCGACCCACGAGCTCTGCTTCCTTGAGGTGTGGGGTAAGAGAAGGATGCCTGGTCTTATCCCCAGGGAGCAGCTGTGAAGTGAGGTTGGCAAAGAAGCAACGGCTCTGGGAATGGTAGATTTCCCCATGGGGATTCTCCACCCCAGCAGGGAATCCATTTTCCTTCTTCCAGCATTCACTCTGAAGGGCAGGTCAGAAGGTAGAATAGTGTTTGTTCTGATGCCTTTGAAGTTGACTCCCTTCCAGAACCACTCAGTTTCATTGTCTGCTCTCTTGTCTACTCACCCCATTGGCTAAGGGCTTGTACATGCGGCAGCCTTCCAGCATGGGGTCTGAGGAGCAGCTTCCCTTGTCCAGATGCAGGTAGTGGCAGCCCAGCCCACTGTGTGGAATGGATGATAGAGTGACACTAGGATCACTGACCGCCGTACAGTCCCCTAACCACTCAGCACACACACCTGCCAGTACAGAAGAAGTCTGAGGAGCCAGTCCCACATGTGGTCACCAAGCCAAATTCCGGGCCAGATCCTGCTTGAGAgatgagaagagaaggaaagagagccCTCAACAAATGAAGCCCAAACATCCTTCTGCACTAGCTATCCTCATAGCTTCAATTATACATCAGCAACAGAAACCCCTCCAGCCTCCCACTTCCCCCAGAGTTGACTTGGGTCGTGAGTGCCTCTCTGCAGGTCTGCCTTATTTCTCACCCTGGCCCCACAACAGCTCCTCTGCAGCGCTGTGGTTGACCTGGTACCAGCCTGAGTCTTCGAAGGCAGCGAGGGTGATTGGGTCGAGTCGAGTGCGCTGGGCTCCATCAAAGGTAGCAGTCATTAAAGAACCCTGGAGTAGTCTGGCCTCCCAGTGTGAGGACAAAAggccctcctggaggaggtggcagatGGCTGGTTGTTACCTGGCTACTCCTTTCTTCCATTACCCCAAGGTGTTCTCATTCTCACCTCTTCTTCCAAGGGAACACCCAGTGAAGCCCCCGGCACTCCCAAGTGTTTGGCCAGGCTGAGGCTAACAGCTGGGGTGGTGAGAAGCAGTTGTCCCCACTCATCTTGCCTTGTCACTTGTTGCCTTGTAGAACAGTTCTCTCTAACTGAGTGCACAAAGGGAAGACGGCAATACGAGGAGAGGAAAACTTAGGAAGGGTGACGTGAAATTAGAAGGAAGGAGGTTATGAGATAGTGAATTCCCTCTGGTTGATCGTGGGAAGTCCTTAACCTCATTCCTCTCATTTACCGCTGAATCCTGAGGGGCAGTCTTGCCATTTCTTGAAGAGCTGTTCAGAGAAACCTAAGGCATGTAGCAATTCATGTAGTGTGGCCTAAGGACAAATGACAGCCCAGTAAGGGGGCCAAATTTGCAGCAGGATTGACCAAACACTCTATACCCCTCTGCCCAATCAGCTCTTCCTAGAGCTTGAGGCACCTTCTATTCCATCCTCTGTGGGTTCTTTGACTTTATGGGAAACTGAGTAACCTGGCCCCC
This region includes:
- the CIROP gene encoding ciliated left-right organizer metallopeptidase isoform X2, which codes for MLLLLLLLPPLVLRVAASRCLHDETQKSVSLLRPPFSQLPPKSRSSSLTLPSSGDPQPLRIQTCYLGDHISDGAWDPEGEGTRGVSRALAAVREATQRIQAVLAVPPVQGPLLLSRDPARYCHAVWGDPDTPNYHRCSLLNPGYKGESCLGAKIPDAHLRGYTLWPEQGPPQLVQPDGPGVQNTDFLLYVRVAHTSKCHQEPSVIAYAACCQLDSEDRPLAGTIVYCAQHLTSPSLSHSDIVMATLHELLHALGFSEQLFKKWQDCPSGFSVRENCSTRQQVTRQDEWGQLLLTTPAVSLSLAKHLGVPGASLGVPLEEEEGLLSSHWEARLLQGSLMTATFDGAQRTRLDPITLAAFEDSGWYQVNHSAAEELLWGQGSGPEFGLVTTCGTGSSDFFCTGSGLGCHYLHLDKGSCSSDPMLEGCRMYKPLANGSECWKKENGFPAGVENPHGEIYHSQSRCFFANLTSQLLPGDKTRHPSLTPHLKEAELVGRCYLHQCTARGAYKVQVEGSPWVPCLPGKVIQIPGYYGLLFCPRGRLCQTNEAINAVTSPPVSLSTPDPLFQLSLGLAGPPGHSLGKEQQEGLAEAVLQALASRGGTGRCYFHSPSITTSLVFTVHMWKSPGCQGPSVAMLHRALTLTLQKKPLEVYHGGANFTTQPSKLLLTSDHNPSMTHLRLSVGLCLMLLIFVGVLGTTAYQKRATLPVRPSPSYHSPELHGTRVPVRGIREV